From Pongo pygmaeus isolate AG05252 chromosome 1, NHGRI_mPonPyg2-v2.0_pri, whole genome shotgun sequence, one genomic window encodes:
- the ADAM15 gene encoding disintegrin and metalloproteinase domain-containing protein 15 isoform X9 — MRLALLWALGLLGAGSPLPSWPLPNMGGTEEQQAESEKAPREPLEPQVLQDLKKVLQTSLPEPLRIKLELDGDSHILELLQNRELVPGRPTLVWYQPDGTRVVSEGHTLENCCYQGRVQGYAGSWVSVCTCSGLRGLVVLTPERSYTLEQGPGDLQGPPIISRIQDLHLPGHTCALSWQESVYTQTPPEHPLGQRHIRRWRRDVVTETKTVELVIVADHSEVQKYRDFQHLLNRTLEVALLLDTFFRPLNVRVALVGLEAWTQRDLVEISPNPAVTLENFLHWRRAHLLPRLPHDSAQLVTGTSFSGPTVGMAIQNSICSPDFSGGVNMDHSTSILGVASSIAHELGHSLGLDHDLPGNSCPCPGPAPAKTCIMEASTDFLPGLNFSNCSRRALEKALLDGMGSCLFERLPSLPPMAAFCGNTFVEPGEQCDCGFPNDCVDPCCDSSTCQLRPGAQCASDGPCCQNCQLRPSGWQCRPTRGDCDLPEFCPGDSSQCPPDVSLGDGEPCAGGQAVCMHGRCASYAQQCQSLWGPGAQPAAPLCLQTANTRGNAFGSCGRNPSGSYVSCTPRDAICGQLQCQTGRTQPLLGSIRDLLWETIDVNGTELNCSWVHLDLGSDVAQPLLTLPGTACGPGLVCIDHRCQRVDLLGAQECRSKCHGHGVCDSNRHCYCEEGWAPPDCTTQLKATSSLTTGLLLSLLVLLVLVMLGASYWYRARLHQRLCQLKGPTCQYRAAQSGPPERPGPPQRALLARGTKASALSFPAPPSRPLPPDPVSKRLQSQGPAKPPPPRKPLPADPQGRCPSGDLPGPGAGIPPLVVPSRPAPPPPTVSSLYL; from the exons ATGCGGCTGGCGCTGCTCTGGGCCCTGGGGCTCCTGGGCGCGGGCAGCCCTCTGCCTTCCTGGCCGCTCCCAAATATGG GTGGCACCGAGGAGCAGCAGGCAGAGTCAGAGAAGGCCCCGAGGGAGCCCTTGGAGCCCCAGGTCCTTCAGGACCTCAAAAAGGTGCTTCAG ACCAGTCTGCCTGAGCCCCTGAGGATCAAGTTGGAGCTGGACGGTGACAGTCATATCCTGGAGCTGCTACAGAATAG AGAGTTGGTCCCAGGCCGCCCAACCCTGGTGTGGTACCAGCCCGATGGCACTCGGGTGGTCAGTGAGGGACACACTCTG GAGAACTGCTGCTACCAGGGAAGAGTGCAGGGATATGCAGGCTCCTGGGTGTCCGTCTGCACCTGCTCTGGGCTCAG aggCTTGGTGGTCCTGACCCCAGAGAGAAGCTATACCCTGGAGCAGGGGCCTGGGGACCTTCAGGGTCCTCCCATTATTTCGCGAATCCAAGATCTCCACCTGCCAGGCCACACCTGTGCCCTGAGCTGGCAGGAATCTGTATACACTCAGACTCCACCAGAGCACCCCCTGGGACAGCGCCACATTCGCCGG TGGAGGCGGGATGTGGTAACAGAGACCAAGACTGTGGAGTTGGTGATTGTGGCTGATCACTCGGAG GTCCAGAAATACCGGGACTTCCAGCACCTGCTAAACCGCACATTGGAAGTGGCCCTCTTGCTGGACACA TTCTTCCGGCCCCTGAATGTACGAGTGGCACTAGTGGGCCTGGAGGCCTGGACCCAGCGTGACCTGGTGGAGATCAGCCCAAACCCAGCTGTCACCCTCGAAAACTTCCTCCACTGGCGCAGGGCACATTTGCTGCCTCGATTGCCCCACGACAGTGCCCAGCTGGTGAC TGGTACTTCATTTTCTGGGCCTACGGTGGGCATGGCCATTCAGAACTCCATCTGTTCTCCTGACTTCTCAGGAGGTGTGAACATG GACCACTCCACCAGCATCCTGGGAGTCGCCTCCTCCATAGCCCATGAGTTGGGCCACAGCCTGGGCCTGGACCATGATTTGCCTGGGAATAGCTGCCCCTGTCCAGGTCCAGCCCCAGCCAAGACCTGCATCATGGAGGCCTCCACAGA CTTCCTACCAGGCCTGAACTTCAGCAACTGCAGCCGACGGGCCCTGGAGAAAGCCCTCCTGGATGGAATGGGCAGCTGCCTCTTTGAACGGCTGCCTAGCCTACCCCCTATGGCGGCTTTCTGCGGAAATACGTTTGTGGAGCCGGGCGAGCAGTGTGACTGTGGCTTCCCGAAT GACTGCGTCGATCCCTGCTGTGATTCCTCGACCTGCCAGCTGAGGCCAGGTGCACAGTGTGCATCTGATGGACCCTGTTGTCAAAATTGCCAG CTGCGCCCGTCTGGCTGGCAGTGTCGTCCTACCAGAGGGGATTGTGACTTGCCTGAATTCTGCCCAGGAGACAGCTCCCAGTGTCCCCCTGATGTCAGCCTAGGGGATGGTGAGCCCTGCGCTGGCGGGCAAGCTGTGTGCATGCACGGGCGTTGTGCCTCCTATGCCCAGCAGTGCCAGTCACTTTGGGGACCTGGAGCCCAGCCCGCTGCGCCACTTTGCCTCCAGACAGCTAATACTCGGGGAAATGCTTTTGGAAGCTGTGGGCGCAACCCCAGTGGCAGTTATGTGTCCTGCACCCCTAG agATGCCATTTGTGGGCAGCTCCAGTGCCAGACAGGTAGGACCCAGCCTCTGCTGGGCTCCATCCGGGATCTACTCTGGGAGACAATAGATGTGAATGGGACTGAGCTGAACTGCAGCTGGGTGCACCTGGACCTGGGCAGTGATGTGGCCCAGCCCCTCCTGACTCTGCCTGGCACAGCCTGTGGCCCTGGCCTG GTGTGTATAGACCATCGATGCCAGCGTGTGGATCTCCTGGGGGCACAGGAATGTCGAAGCAAATGCCATGGACATGGG GTCTGTGACAGCAACAGGCACTGCTACTGTGAGGAGGGCTGGGCACCCCCTGACTGCACCACTCAGCTCAAAG CAACCAGCTCCCTGACCACAGGGctgctcctcagcctcctggtgtTATTGGTCTTGGTGATGCTTGGTGCCAGCTACTGGTACCGTGCCCGCCTGCACCAGCGACTCTGCCAGCTCAAGGGACCCACCTGCCAGTACAG GGCAGCCCAATCAGGTCCCCCTGAACGGCCAGGACCTCCGCAGAGGGCCCTGCTGGCGCGAGGCACTAAG GCTAGTGCTCTCAGCTTCCCGGCCCCCCCTTCCAGGCCGCTGCCGCCTGACCCTGTGTCCAAGAGACTCCAG TCTCAGGGGCCAGCCAAGCCCCCACCCCCAAGGAAGCCACTGCCTGCCGACCCCCAGGGCCGGTGCCCATCGGGTGACCTGCCCGGCCCAGGAGCTGGAATCCCACCCCTAGTGGTACCCTCCAG ACCAGCGCCACCGCCTCCGACAGTGTCCTCGCTCTACCTCTGA
- the ADAM15 gene encoding disintegrin and metalloproteinase domain-containing protein 15 isoform X10, which translates to MRLALLWALGLLGAGSPLPSWPLPNMGGTEEQQAESEKAPREPLEPQVLQDLKKVLQTSLPEPLRIKLELDGDSHILELLQNRELVPGRPTLVWYQPDGTRVVSEGHTLENCCYQGRVQGYAGSWVSVCTCSGLRGLVVLTPERSYTLEQGPGDLQGPPIISRIQDLHLPGHTCALSWQESVYTQTPPEHPLGQRHIRRWRRDVVTETKTVELVIVADHSEVQKYRDFQHLLNRTLEVALLLDTFFRPLNVRVALVGLEAWTQRDLVEISPNPAVTLENFLHWRRAHLLPRLPHDSAQLVTGTSFSGPTVGMAIQNSICSPDFSGGVNMDHSTSILGVASSIAHELGHSLGLDHDLPGNSCPCPGPAPAKTCIMEASTDFLPGLNFSNCSRRALEKALLDGMGSCLFERLPSLPPMAAFCGNTFVEPGEQCDCGFPNDCVDPCCDSSTCQLRPGAQCASDGPCCQNCQLRPSGWQCRPTRGDCDLPEFCPGDSSQCPPDVSLGDGEPCAGGQAVCMHGRCASYAQQCQSLWGPGAQPAAPLCLQTANTRGNAFGSCGRNPSGSYVSCTPRDAICGQLQCQTGRTQPLLGSIRDLLWETIDVNGTELNCSWVHLDLGSDVAQPLLTLPGTACGPGLVCIDHRCQRVDLLGAQECRSKCHGHGVCDSNRHCYCEEGWAPPDCTTQLKATSSLTTGLLLSLLVLLVLVMLGASYWYRARLHQRLCQLKGPTCQYRAAQSGPPERPGPPQRALLARGTKAELADRPNPPTRPLPADPVVRSPKSQGPAKPPPPRKPLPADPQGRCPSGDLPGPGAGIPPLVVPSRPAPPPPTVSSLYL; encoded by the exons ATGCGGCTGGCGCTGCTCTGGGCCCTGGGGCTCCTGGGCGCGGGCAGCCCTCTGCCTTCCTGGCCGCTCCCAAATATGG GTGGCACCGAGGAGCAGCAGGCAGAGTCAGAGAAGGCCCCGAGGGAGCCCTTGGAGCCCCAGGTCCTTCAGGACCTCAAAAAGGTGCTTCAG ACCAGTCTGCCTGAGCCCCTGAGGATCAAGTTGGAGCTGGACGGTGACAGTCATATCCTGGAGCTGCTACAGAATAG AGAGTTGGTCCCAGGCCGCCCAACCCTGGTGTGGTACCAGCCCGATGGCACTCGGGTGGTCAGTGAGGGACACACTCTG GAGAACTGCTGCTACCAGGGAAGAGTGCAGGGATATGCAGGCTCCTGGGTGTCCGTCTGCACCTGCTCTGGGCTCAG aggCTTGGTGGTCCTGACCCCAGAGAGAAGCTATACCCTGGAGCAGGGGCCTGGGGACCTTCAGGGTCCTCCCATTATTTCGCGAATCCAAGATCTCCACCTGCCAGGCCACACCTGTGCCCTGAGCTGGCAGGAATCTGTATACACTCAGACTCCACCAGAGCACCCCCTGGGACAGCGCCACATTCGCCGG TGGAGGCGGGATGTGGTAACAGAGACCAAGACTGTGGAGTTGGTGATTGTGGCTGATCACTCGGAG GTCCAGAAATACCGGGACTTCCAGCACCTGCTAAACCGCACATTGGAAGTGGCCCTCTTGCTGGACACA TTCTTCCGGCCCCTGAATGTACGAGTGGCACTAGTGGGCCTGGAGGCCTGGACCCAGCGTGACCTGGTGGAGATCAGCCCAAACCCAGCTGTCACCCTCGAAAACTTCCTCCACTGGCGCAGGGCACATTTGCTGCCTCGATTGCCCCACGACAGTGCCCAGCTGGTGAC TGGTACTTCATTTTCTGGGCCTACGGTGGGCATGGCCATTCAGAACTCCATCTGTTCTCCTGACTTCTCAGGAGGTGTGAACATG GACCACTCCACCAGCATCCTGGGAGTCGCCTCCTCCATAGCCCATGAGTTGGGCCACAGCCTGGGCCTGGACCATGATTTGCCTGGGAATAGCTGCCCCTGTCCAGGTCCAGCCCCAGCCAAGACCTGCATCATGGAGGCCTCCACAGA CTTCCTACCAGGCCTGAACTTCAGCAACTGCAGCCGACGGGCCCTGGAGAAAGCCCTCCTGGATGGAATGGGCAGCTGCCTCTTTGAACGGCTGCCTAGCCTACCCCCTATGGCGGCTTTCTGCGGAAATACGTTTGTGGAGCCGGGCGAGCAGTGTGACTGTGGCTTCCCGAAT GACTGCGTCGATCCCTGCTGTGATTCCTCGACCTGCCAGCTGAGGCCAGGTGCACAGTGTGCATCTGATGGACCCTGTTGTCAAAATTGCCAG CTGCGCCCGTCTGGCTGGCAGTGTCGTCCTACCAGAGGGGATTGTGACTTGCCTGAATTCTGCCCAGGAGACAGCTCCCAGTGTCCCCCTGATGTCAGCCTAGGGGATGGTGAGCCCTGCGCTGGCGGGCAAGCTGTGTGCATGCACGGGCGTTGTGCCTCCTATGCCCAGCAGTGCCAGTCACTTTGGGGACCTGGAGCCCAGCCCGCTGCGCCACTTTGCCTCCAGACAGCTAATACTCGGGGAAATGCTTTTGGAAGCTGTGGGCGCAACCCCAGTGGCAGTTATGTGTCCTGCACCCCTAG agATGCCATTTGTGGGCAGCTCCAGTGCCAGACAGGTAGGACCCAGCCTCTGCTGGGCTCCATCCGGGATCTACTCTGGGAGACAATAGATGTGAATGGGACTGAGCTGAACTGCAGCTGGGTGCACCTGGACCTGGGCAGTGATGTGGCCCAGCCCCTCCTGACTCTGCCTGGCACAGCCTGTGGCCCTGGCCTG GTGTGTATAGACCATCGATGCCAGCGTGTGGATCTCCTGGGGGCACAGGAATGTCGAAGCAAATGCCATGGACATGGG GTCTGTGACAGCAACAGGCACTGCTACTGTGAGGAGGGCTGGGCACCCCCTGACTGCACCACTCAGCTCAAAG CAACCAGCTCCCTGACCACAGGGctgctcctcagcctcctggtgtTATTGGTCTTGGTGATGCTTGGTGCCAGCTACTGGTACCGTGCCCGCCTGCACCAGCGACTCTGCCAGCTCAAGGGACCCACCTGCCAGTACAG GGCAGCCCAATCAGGTCCCCCTGAACGGCCAGGACCTCCGCAGAGGGCCCTGCTGGCGCGAGGCACTAAG GCTGAGCTGGCTGACCGACCCAATCCCCCTACCCGCCCTCTGCCCGCTGACCCGGTGGTGAGAAGCCCGAAG TCTCAGGGGCCAGCCAAGCCCCCACCCCCAAGGAAGCCACTGCCTGCCGACCCCCAGGGCCGGTGCCCATCGGGTGACCTGCCCGGCCCAGGAGCTGGAATCCCACCCCTAGTGGTACCCTCCAG ACCAGCGCCACCGCCTCCGACAGTGTCCTCGCTCTACCTCTGA
- the ADAM15 gene encoding disintegrin and metalloproteinase domain-containing protein 15 isoform X8 yields the protein MRLALLWALGLLGAGSPLPSWPLPNMGGTEEQQAESEKAPREPLEPQVLQDLKKVLQTSLPEPLRIKLELDGDSHILELLQNRELVPGRPTLVWYQPDGTRVVSEGHTLENCCYQGRVQGYAGSWVSVCTCSGLRGLVVLTPERSYTLEQGPGDLQGPPIISRIQDLHLPGHTCALSWQESVYTQTPPEHPLGQRHIRRWRRDVVTETKTVELVIVADHSEVQKYRDFQHLLNRTLEVALLLDTFFRPLNVRVALVGLEAWTQRDLVEISPNPAVTLENFLHWRRAHLLPRLPHDSAQLVTGTSFSGPTVGMAIQNSICSPDFSGGVNMDHSTSILGVASSIAHELGHSLGLDHDLPGNSCPCPGPAPAKTCIMEASTDFLPGLNFSNCSRRALEKALLDGMGSCLFERLPSLPPMAAFCGNTFVEPGEQCDCGFPNDCVDPCCDSSTCQLRPGAQCASDGPCCQNCQLRPSGWQCRPTRGDCDLPEFCPGDSSQCPPDVSLGDGEPCAGGQAVCMHGRCASYAQQCQSLWGPGAQPAAPLCLQTANTRGNAFGSCGRNPSGSYVSCTPRDAICGQLQCQTGRTQPLLGSIRDLLWETIDVNGTELNCSWVHLDLGSDVAQPLLTLPGTACGPGLVCIDHRCQRVDLLGAQECRSKCHGHGVCDSNRHCYCEEGWAPPDCTTQLKATSSLTTGLLLSLLVLLVLVMLGASYWYRARLHQRLCQLKGPTCQYRAAQSGPPERPGPPQRALLARGTKQASALSFPAPPSRPLPPDPVSKRLQSQGPAKPPPPRKPLPADPQGRCPSGDLPGPGAGIPPLVVPSRPAPPPPTVSSLYL from the exons ATGCGGCTGGCGCTGCTCTGGGCCCTGGGGCTCCTGGGCGCGGGCAGCCCTCTGCCTTCCTGGCCGCTCCCAAATATGG GTGGCACCGAGGAGCAGCAGGCAGAGTCAGAGAAGGCCCCGAGGGAGCCCTTGGAGCCCCAGGTCCTTCAGGACCTCAAAAAGGTGCTTCAG ACCAGTCTGCCTGAGCCCCTGAGGATCAAGTTGGAGCTGGACGGTGACAGTCATATCCTGGAGCTGCTACAGAATAG AGAGTTGGTCCCAGGCCGCCCAACCCTGGTGTGGTACCAGCCCGATGGCACTCGGGTGGTCAGTGAGGGACACACTCTG GAGAACTGCTGCTACCAGGGAAGAGTGCAGGGATATGCAGGCTCCTGGGTGTCCGTCTGCACCTGCTCTGGGCTCAG aggCTTGGTGGTCCTGACCCCAGAGAGAAGCTATACCCTGGAGCAGGGGCCTGGGGACCTTCAGGGTCCTCCCATTATTTCGCGAATCCAAGATCTCCACCTGCCAGGCCACACCTGTGCCCTGAGCTGGCAGGAATCTGTATACACTCAGACTCCACCAGAGCACCCCCTGGGACAGCGCCACATTCGCCGG TGGAGGCGGGATGTGGTAACAGAGACCAAGACTGTGGAGTTGGTGATTGTGGCTGATCACTCGGAG GTCCAGAAATACCGGGACTTCCAGCACCTGCTAAACCGCACATTGGAAGTGGCCCTCTTGCTGGACACA TTCTTCCGGCCCCTGAATGTACGAGTGGCACTAGTGGGCCTGGAGGCCTGGACCCAGCGTGACCTGGTGGAGATCAGCCCAAACCCAGCTGTCACCCTCGAAAACTTCCTCCACTGGCGCAGGGCACATTTGCTGCCTCGATTGCCCCACGACAGTGCCCAGCTGGTGAC TGGTACTTCATTTTCTGGGCCTACGGTGGGCATGGCCATTCAGAACTCCATCTGTTCTCCTGACTTCTCAGGAGGTGTGAACATG GACCACTCCACCAGCATCCTGGGAGTCGCCTCCTCCATAGCCCATGAGTTGGGCCACAGCCTGGGCCTGGACCATGATTTGCCTGGGAATAGCTGCCCCTGTCCAGGTCCAGCCCCAGCCAAGACCTGCATCATGGAGGCCTCCACAGA CTTCCTACCAGGCCTGAACTTCAGCAACTGCAGCCGACGGGCCCTGGAGAAAGCCCTCCTGGATGGAATGGGCAGCTGCCTCTTTGAACGGCTGCCTAGCCTACCCCCTATGGCGGCTTTCTGCGGAAATACGTTTGTGGAGCCGGGCGAGCAGTGTGACTGTGGCTTCCCGAAT GACTGCGTCGATCCCTGCTGTGATTCCTCGACCTGCCAGCTGAGGCCAGGTGCACAGTGTGCATCTGATGGACCCTGTTGTCAAAATTGCCAG CTGCGCCCGTCTGGCTGGCAGTGTCGTCCTACCAGAGGGGATTGTGACTTGCCTGAATTCTGCCCAGGAGACAGCTCCCAGTGTCCCCCTGATGTCAGCCTAGGGGATGGTGAGCCCTGCGCTGGCGGGCAAGCTGTGTGCATGCACGGGCGTTGTGCCTCCTATGCCCAGCAGTGCCAGTCACTTTGGGGACCTGGAGCCCAGCCCGCTGCGCCACTTTGCCTCCAGACAGCTAATACTCGGGGAAATGCTTTTGGAAGCTGTGGGCGCAACCCCAGTGGCAGTTATGTGTCCTGCACCCCTAG agATGCCATTTGTGGGCAGCTCCAGTGCCAGACAGGTAGGACCCAGCCTCTGCTGGGCTCCATCCGGGATCTACTCTGGGAGACAATAGATGTGAATGGGACTGAGCTGAACTGCAGCTGGGTGCACCTGGACCTGGGCAGTGATGTGGCCCAGCCCCTCCTGACTCTGCCTGGCACAGCCTGTGGCCCTGGCCTG GTGTGTATAGACCATCGATGCCAGCGTGTGGATCTCCTGGGGGCACAGGAATGTCGAAGCAAATGCCATGGACATGGG GTCTGTGACAGCAACAGGCACTGCTACTGTGAGGAGGGCTGGGCACCCCCTGACTGCACCACTCAGCTCAAAG CAACCAGCTCCCTGACCACAGGGctgctcctcagcctcctggtgtTATTGGTCTTGGTGATGCTTGGTGCCAGCTACTGGTACCGTGCCCGCCTGCACCAGCGACTCTGCCAGCTCAAGGGACCCACCTGCCAGTACAG GGCAGCCCAATCAGGTCCCCCTGAACGGCCAGGACCTCCGCAGAGGGCCCTGCTGGCGCGAGGCACTAAG CAGGCTAGTGCTCTCAGCTTCCCGGCCCCCCCTTCCAGGCCGCTGCCGCCTGACCCTGTGTCCAAGAGACTCCAG TCTCAGGGGCCAGCCAAGCCCCCACCCCCAAGGAAGCCACTGCCTGCCGACCCCCAGGGCCGGTGCCCATCGGGTGACCTGCCCGGCCCAGGAGCTGGAATCCCACCCCTAGTGGTACCCTCCAG ACCAGCGCCACCGCCTCCGACAGTGTCCTCGCTCTACCTCTGA
- the ADAM15 gene encoding disintegrin and metalloproteinase domain-containing protein 15 isoform X12, giving the protein MRLALLWALGLLGAGSPLPSWPLPNMGGTEEQQAESEKAPREPLEPQVLQDLKKVLQTSLPEPLRIKLELDGDSHILELLQNRELVPGRPTLVWYQPDGTRVVSEGHTLENCCYQGRVQGYAGSWVSVCTCSGLRGLVVLTPERSYTLEQGPGDLQGPPIISRIQDLHLPGHTCALSWQESVYTQTPPEHPLGQRHIRRWRRDVVTETKTVELVIVADHSEVQKYRDFQHLLNRTLEVALLLDTFFRPLNVRVALVGLEAWTQRDLVEISPNPAVTLENFLHWRRAHLLPRLPHDSAQLVTGTSFSGPTVGMAIQNSICSPDFSGGVNMDHSTSILGVASSIAHELGHSLGLDHDLPGNSCPCPGPAPAKTCIMEASTDFLPGLNFSNCSRRALEKALLDGMGSCLFERLPSLPPMAAFCGNTFVEPGEQCDCGFPNDCVDPCCDSSTCQLRPGAQCASDGPCCQNCQLRPSGWQCRPTRGDCDLPEFCPGDSSQCPPDVSLGDGEPCAGGQAVCMHGRCASYAQQCQSLWGPGAQPAAPLCLQTANTRGNAFGSCGRNPSGSYVSCTPRDAICGQLQCQTGRTQPLLGSIRDLLWETIDVNGTELNCSWVHLDLGSDVAQPLLTLPGTACGPGLVCIDHRCQRVDLLGAQECRSKCHGHGVCDSNRHCYCEEGWAPPDCTTQLKATSSLTTGLLLSLLVLLVLVMLGASYWYRARLHQRLCQLKGPTCQYRAAQSGPPERPGPPQRALLARGTKSQGPAKPPPPRKPLPADPQGRCPSGDLPGPGAGIPPLVVPSRPAPPPPTVSSLYL; this is encoded by the exons ATGCGGCTGGCGCTGCTCTGGGCCCTGGGGCTCCTGGGCGCGGGCAGCCCTCTGCCTTCCTGGCCGCTCCCAAATATGG GTGGCACCGAGGAGCAGCAGGCAGAGTCAGAGAAGGCCCCGAGGGAGCCCTTGGAGCCCCAGGTCCTTCAGGACCTCAAAAAGGTGCTTCAG ACCAGTCTGCCTGAGCCCCTGAGGATCAAGTTGGAGCTGGACGGTGACAGTCATATCCTGGAGCTGCTACAGAATAG AGAGTTGGTCCCAGGCCGCCCAACCCTGGTGTGGTACCAGCCCGATGGCACTCGGGTGGTCAGTGAGGGACACACTCTG GAGAACTGCTGCTACCAGGGAAGAGTGCAGGGATATGCAGGCTCCTGGGTGTCCGTCTGCACCTGCTCTGGGCTCAG aggCTTGGTGGTCCTGACCCCAGAGAGAAGCTATACCCTGGAGCAGGGGCCTGGGGACCTTCAGGGTCCTCCCATTATTTCGCGAATCCAAGATCTCCACCTGCCAGGCCACACCTGTGCCCTGAGCTGGCAGGAATCTGTATACACTCAGACTCCACCAGAGCACCCCCTGGGACAGCGCCACATTCGCCGG TGGAGGCGGGATGTGGTAACAGAGACCAAGACTGTGGAGTTGGTGATTGTGGCTGATCACTCGGAG GTCCAGAAATACCGGGACTTCCAGCACCTGCTAAACCGCACATTGGAAGTGGCCCTCTTGCTGGACACA TTCTTCCGGCCCCTGAATGTACGAGTGGCACTAGTGGGCCTGGAGGCCTGGACCCAGCGTGACCTGGTGGAGATCAGCCCAAACCCAGCTGTCACCCTCGAAAACTTCCTCCACTGGCGCAGGGCACATTTGCTGCCTCGATTGCCCCACGACAGTGCCCAGCTGGTGAC TGGTACTTCATTTTCTGGGCCTACGGTGGGCATGGCCATTCAGAACTCCATCTGTTCTCCTGACTTCTCAGGAGGTGTGAACATG GACCACTCCACCAGCATCCTGGGAGTCGCCTCCTCCATAGCCCATGAGTTGGGCCACAGCCTGGGCCTGGACCATGATTTGCCTGGGAATAGCTGCCCCTGTCCAGGTCCAGCCCCAGCCAAGACCTGCATCATGGAGGCCTCCACAGA CTTCCTACCAGGCCTGAACTTCAGCAACTGCAGCCGACGGGCCCTGGAGAAAGCCCTCCTGGATGGAATGGGCAGCTGCCTCTTTGAACGGCTGCCTAGCCTACCCCCTATGGCGGCTTTCTGCGGAAATACGTTTGTGGAGCCGGGCGAGCAGTGTGACTGTGGCTTCCCGAAT GACTGCGTCGATCCCTGCTGTGATTCCTCGACCTGCCAGCTGAGGCCAGGTGCACAGTGTGCATCTGATGGACCCTGTTGTCAAAATTGCCAG CTGCGCCCGTCTGGCTGGCAGTGTCGTCCTACCAGAGGGGATTGTGACTTGCCTGAATTCTGCCCAGGAGACAGCTCCCAGTGTCCCCCTGATGTCAGCCTAGGGGATGGTGAGCCCTGCGCTGGCGGGCAAGCTGTGTGCATGCACGGGCGTTGTGCCTCCTATGCCCAGCAGTGCCAGTCACTTTGGGGACCTGGAGCCCAGCCCGCTGCGCCACTTTGCCTCCAGACAGCTAATACTCGGGGAAATGCTTTTGGAAGCTGTGGGCGCAACCCCAGTGGCAGTTATGTGTCCTGCACCCCTAG agATGCCATTTGTGGGCAGCTCCAGTGCCAGACAGGTAGGACCCAGCCTCTGCTGGGCTCCATCCGGGATCTACTCTGGGAGACAATAGATGTGAATGGGACTGAGCTGAACTGCAGCTGGGTGCACCTGGACCTGGGCAGTGATGTGGCCCAGCCCCTCCTGACTCTGCCTGGCACAGCCTGTGGCCCTGGCCTG GTGTGTATAGACCATCGATGCCAGCGTGTGGATCTCCTGGGGGCACAGGAATGTCGAAGCAAATGCCATGGACATGGG GTCTGTGACAGCAACAGGCACTGCTACTGTGAGGAGGGCTGGGCACCCCCTGACTGCACCACTCAGCTCAAAG CAACCAGCTCCCTGACCACAGGGctgctcctcagcctcctggtgtTATTGGTCTTGGTGATGCTTGGTGCCAGCTACTGGTACCGTGCCCGCCTGCACCAGCGACTCTGCCAGCTCAAGGGACCCACCTGCCAGTACAG GGCAGCCCAATCAGGTCCCCCTGAACGGCCAGGACCTCCGCAGAGGGCCCTGCTGGCGCGAGGCACTAAG TCTCAGGGGCCAGCCAAGCCCCCACCCCCAAGGAAGCCACTGCCTGCCGACCCCCAGGGCCGGTGCCCATCGGGTGACCTGCCCGGCCCAGGAGCTGGAATCCCACCCCTAGTGGTACCCTCCAG ACCAGCGCCACCGCCTCCGACAGTGTCCTCGCTCTACCTCTGA